Proteins from a genomic interval of Zingiber officinale cultivar Zhangliang chromosome 1B, Zo_v1.1, whole genome shotgun sequence:
- the LOC122051183 gene encoding 7-deoxyloganetin glucosyltransferase-like, with protein MAKAKPHAVCVPFPAQGHINAMLNLAEALHFMGFHITFVNTDFNHRRILRSRGPASLAGLSDFRFASIPDGLSPSDDDTDKNQDLVALCLSIKRHSAAPLRDLINALDDPSSGGPRVTCVISDAFTSFTLAVTDELAIPNIFFCSVSACGFWGFFYFKELMQRGIIPLKSEEDFTNGFLEAVIDWIPGMPNMRLKDLPKPLQTTNPNDALLNHTKDEAQASLHASAVLFNTFHDLDGPVLNAMSSVLPPVYDIGPVSLLCQHIPDPNFLTSADGGANLWSEDASCIEWLDEKEPGSVLYVNFGSLAVLTSEQLNEFAWGMASSGYHFLWVLRPDIMVGDRAVLPPGFEDETNNRSFVTSWCPQEKVLCHAAVGGFLTHCGWNSTLESIGAGVPMICWPFFGDQQPNCKYICSEWGIGMEIGEEVKREEVEMLIKELMGGQKGKEMRRKVLEWKERAVKAATPGGSSWRNLEKAVEDITMK; from the exons ATGGCAAAAGCCAAGCCCCATGCAGTCTGCGTCCCCTTCCCGGCCCAAGGCCACATCAACGCCATGCTCAACCTCGCCGAAGCCCTCCACTTCATGGGCTTCCACATCACCTTCGTCAACACCGACTTCAACCACCGCCGCATCCTTCGCAGCCGCGGCCCCGCCTCCCTCGCCGGCCTTTCGGATTTCCGCTTCGCTTCCATCCCTGACGGCCTCTCGCCCTCCGATGATGACACTGACAAGAACCAAGACCTTGTTGCGCTCTGCCTCTCCATCAAACGCCACTCTGCCGCTCCTCTGCGCGACCTCATAAACGCCCTCGACGACCCGAGCTCCGGCGGACCGCGTGTCACCTGCGTGATCTCCGACGCCTTCACCAGCTTCACCCTTGCTGTCACCGACGAACTGGCCATCCCCAATATTTTCTTCTGCTCGGTGAGTGCCTGCGGTTTCTGGGGCTTCTTCTACTTCAAGGAACTGATGCAGAGAGGGATCATCCCTTTAAAAA GCGAAGAAGATTTTACAAATGGATTCCTCGAAGCCGTAATAGATTGGATTCCGGGAATGCCAAATATGCGTTTGAAAGACTTGCCCAAACCCTTGCAGACTACTAACCCGAACGACGCTCTGCTAAACCACACCAAGGATGAAGCACAAGCGTCGCTCCATGCCTCGGCAGTCTTGTTCAACACTTTCCACGACCTCGACGGCCCCGTCCTGAATGCCATGTCGTCGGTGCTGCCGCCAGTGTACGATATCGGCCCCGTGTCCTTGCTCTGCCAGCACATCCCCGATCCTAATTTTCTTACATCAGCTGATGGCGGAGCGAATCTGTGGAGTGAGGATGCGAGCTGCATTGAGTGGCTGGATGAGAAGGAGCCTGGCTCCGTGCTTTATGTCAACTTCGGCAGCCTCGCCGTGTTAACGAGTGAGCAGCTTAACGAGTTTGCTTGGGGGATGGCGAGCAGCGGCTATCACTTCCTTTGGGTGCTGAGACCCGACATTATGGTGGGCGACCGGGCGGTTCTGCCGCCGGGTTTTGAAGATGAGACTAATAACCGGAGTTTCGTCACGAGTTGGTGCCCGCAGGAGAAGGTGCTCTGCCATGCCGCCGTCGGTGGTTTCTTGACGCACTGCGGATGGAATTCGACGTTGGAAAGCATAGGCGCAGGAGTTCCCATGATCTGTTGGCCTTTCTTCGGAGATCAACAACCGAATTGCAAGTACATCTGTTCGGAATGGGGCATCGGGATGGAGATTGGGGAGGAGGTGAAGAGGGAGGAGGTAGAGATGTTGATCAAGGAGTTGATGGGAGGGCAGAAGGGGAAGGAGATGAGGAGGAAGGTGCTGGAGTGGAAGGAGAGAGCAGTAAAGGCTGCCACACCCGGTGGAAGCTCGTGGAGGAATTTGGAGAAGGCCGTTGAGGATATAACAAtgaaataa